Proteins encoded within one genomic window of Mesobacillus subterraneus:
- a CDS encoding YycH family regulatory protein, which produces MTYENIKTVILTFLVILSGILTWNIWTYQPDYEIVNNQKTVEEVSIATQKELKKIVKPHQIIYHVDRKQFGSVDNGNIDNIIGVISKWKYFDIEKYPGRISEFNEKIAQGDNTEVIFPDEVPIELYKRVLNIDEKDMPKFDFDRIIINSETQQKQEGIVYFYSQKNQEAYVSNVSPSYINDFTNQFYDSAKRLTPYFLHTVSDIKKIYLPTEKVKMVLHTYYQNPLESEQFKEALFTDPSFVQRSIVDGIEEYTDDASKMIVDTDTNMINYVNPVRSGDSVIGTNNVLQKSIEFVNNHGGWTEPYRYVYKDDFNQNVLFRLYSKEGYPVFNQTGMSEIYQQWRHSEISRYVRPGFHLELPLNPDVVTKTLPSGYEALEYLQSKKDFKPELLQNVMPGYYMTQGPENSLILLEPGWFYLYDQEWRQLIWEEELNNGLE; this is translated from the coding sequence ATGACATATGAAAATATTAAAACAGTTATTTTAACATTTCTCGTGATTCTAAGCGGGATTTTAACCTGGAATATCTGGACGTATCAGCCGGACTATGAAATTGTAAACAATCAAAAGACTGTTGAAGAAGTTAGTATTGCCACGCAGAAGGAACTAAAAAAAATCGTCAAGCCACATCAGATAATATATCATGTGGACCGTAAACAGTTTGGTTCGGTAGACAATGGCAATATCGATAATATAATCGGAGTTATTTCAAAATGGAAGTATTTTGATATCGAAAAGTACCCTGGGCGAATCAGTGAATTTAATGAGAAAATTGCTCAGGGGGATAATACTGAAGTTATTTTCCCAGATGAGGTGCCGATTGAACTTTATAAAAGGGTTCTGAATATCGATGAAAAAGATATGCCGAAGTTTGATTTCGACCGGATCATCATTAATTCAGAGACCCAGCAAAAGCAGGAAGGCATTGTATATTTCTATTCGCAGAAAAATCAGGAAGCCTATGTCAGCAATGTGAGTCCTTCCTATATCAATGATTTTACGAATCAATTTTATGATTCTGCAAAAAGGCTGACGCCGTATTTCCTTCATACCGTTTCCGATATCAAGAAGATTTACCTGCCAACTGAAAAAGTGAAGATGGTGCTGCACACTTACTATCAGAATCCTCTTGAATCTGAACAATTCAAGGAAGCTTTGTTTACAGACCCAAGCTTTGTACAGCGCAGTATAGTCGATGGAATTGAGGAATATACGGATGATGCCAGTAAGATGATCGTTGACACCGATACAAATATGATTAACTACGTGAATCCTGTCAGGAGTGGCGATTCAGTCATCGGCACCAACAACGTTCTCCAGAAGAGTATCGAGTTTGTTAATAACCATGGTGGCTGGACGGAACCTTATCGTTATGTTTATAAAGATGATTTTAACCAGAATGTTCTTTTTCGTCTTTACAGCAAGGAAGGTTATCCTGTTTTCAATCAAACAGGGATGTCGGAGATCTATCAGCAGTGGCGACATTCGGAAATTAGCAGGTATGTACGCCCGGGGTTCCACCTCGAGCTGCCATTGAATCCGGACGTTGTCACCAAGACATTGCCGTCTGGATATGAAGCGCTAGAATACCTGCAAAGCAAGAAAGACTTTAAGCCTGAGCTGCTGCAAAATGTTATGCCTGGCTATTATATGACCCAGGGACCAGAAAATTCATTAATCCTGTTGGAACCAGGCTGGTTTTATTTATACGACCAGGAGTGGCGCCAGCTCATATGGGAGGAGGAATTGAATAATGGATTGGAGTAG
- a CDS encoding two-component system regulatory protein YycI: MDWSRIKTIFILTFLVLDIYLVYQFMNTRDATQYEILKEATLEEKLRNDDITYGELPDTKKKEQYLSVRAKVFTFEETEKVKGQSVSLGDGTSIEVKLEKPFKLTSKFQPAELSDFIKANIFAGEQYKFWSKNNETGTITYYQEHDSKKFYYNSNAKLTFFFNEDNEVTSYKQTYLEIIDELSDAEELLPPLRALETLYKKGLLKPKSKITDFELGYSTLVSLTSSLVVTPTWRIEVNGKENLFVHAIEGRVIPLSDGENKMTE; encoded by the coding sequence ATGGATTGGAGTAGAATCAAGACAATCTTTATTCTCACATTCCTCGTCCTGGATATATATCTCGTGTACCAGTTTATGAATACCAGGGATGCGACACAGTATGAAATTCTTAAAGAAGCGACCCTTGAGGAAAAGCTGAGAAATGACGATATCACGTATGGGGAACTCCCTGACACAAAAAAGAAAGAACAGTATCTTAGTGTAAGAGCCAAGGTATTCACCTTCGAGGAAACGGAGAAGGTCAAGGGACAATCCGTCAGTCTGGGAGACGGCACGTCGATTGAAGTCAAGCTTGAAAAGCCGTTCAAACTGACGAGCAAGTTCCAGCCGGCTGAACTGTCTGATTTCATAAAAGCAAATATTTTTGCCGGTGAACAGTATAAGTTCTGGAGCAAAAATAATGAGACAGGGACCATTACGTATTATCAAGAGCATGATAGTAAAAAGTTCTACTATAACAGCAATGCAAAACTGACTTTCTTTTTCAATGAGGATAATGAGGTGACTTCGTATAAGCAAACGTATTTGGAAATCATCGATGAACTGTCGGATGCAGAAGAGTTGCTGCCGCCATTAAGGGCGCTGGAAACTCTTTATAAAAAAGGTTTGCTCAAGCCGAAGAGTAAAATCACCGATTTTGAATTGGGCTATTCTACTCTTGTTTCATTGACATCATCGCTTGTAGTGACACCAACGTGGAGGATAGAAGTCAATGGCAAGGAAAACCTTTTTGTACATGCAATTGAAGGTCGGGTCATCCCGTTGTCTGACGGAGAAAATAAAATGACGGAGTGA
- a CDS encoding MBL fold metallo-hydrolase — protein sequence MSLHFSVLASGSTGNAIYVETEGQSFLVDAGLSGKQMEALFKQIGREMKDLSGIFVTHEHSDHIKGIGIVARKYKLPIYANEKTWKAMDGLIGEVPLDQKFSFDMETVKTFGGLDIESFGVSHDAAEPMFYVFHKEGKKLVLITDTGYVSDRMKGIISNADAYVFESNHDVQMLRMGRYPWSVKRRILSDYGHVSNEDAAVAMSEVAGDNTKRIYLAHLSTDNNMKDLARMSVTQTLEDKGILVGEQFDLLDTDPKTPTPLTLI from the coding sequence ATGAGTTTGCATTTTAGTGTTCTCGCGAGCGGGAGTACGGGAAATGCGATCTATGTGGAGACGGAGGGCCAATCCTTTTTAGTGGATGCTGGATTGAGCGGCAAACAAATGGAAGCTTTATTTAAGCAAATTGGCCGAGAAATGAAAGACCTCTCTGGAATATTTGTGACGCATGAACATAGCGATCATATAAAAGGCATAGGAATCGTTGCCCGGAAGTATAAGCTGCCAATCTATGCGAATGAAAAGACATGGAAAGCGATGGACGGATTGATTGGGGAAGTCCCGCTTGACCAGAAGTTCAGCTTTGACATGGAGACCGTTAAAACTTTTGGAGGATTGGATATAGAATCCTTTGGTGTATCACATGACGCAGCTGAGCCAATGTTCTATGTGTTCCATAAGGAAGGCAAAAAATTGGTGCTCATCACAGACACAGGCTATGTCAGCGACCGGATGAAAGGAATCATTTCTAATGCGGACGCTTATGTTTTCGAAAGCAATCATGATGTGCAGATGCTGAGAATGGGAAGATATCCTTGGAGTGTCAAACGCCGCATCCTTAGCGATTATGGTCATGTCTCGAATGAGGATGCCGCTGTCGCAATGAGCGAAGTCGCAGGGGATAATACAAAACGGATTTATCTGGCTCATTTAAGCACAGATAACAACATGAAGGATCTCGCCAGGATGTCAGTCACCCAAACCCTGGAAGACAAAGGCATCTTAGTAGGGGAGCAGTTCGATTTGCTTGATACAGATCCGAAGACTCCCACACCTTTGACATTAATATAA
- a CDS encoding S1C family serine protease, with protein MGYYDQDYQSRYKPQNGRKGGFFWASLAGAIIGAVLVIFSIPLLSKLDVLPYKIEPHNQTAATDEEPSEETEEGDTTKKNLSIDVYSQITEAVDKAGDAVVGITNIQGSTSFWGESQESGGTGSGVVYKKEGDKAYIVTNHHVVAEASELEVSLIDGTKIPAKLLGSDIWTDLAVLEVPADQIKVVAEFGNSDKLKPGEPVIAIGNPLGLTFSGSVTQGIISGLERAIPVDINQDGTPDWQAEVLQTDAAINPGNSGGALINISGQVVGINSMKIAQSAVEGIGLSIPINYAVPIIEDLEKTGEVKRPFMGVELASVNEISAYHQENTLKLPKEVNYGVAVRGVQPDSPAAQAGLKEYDVIVEMDGEEIRDVVDLRKHLYNKKKVGDDMQVKYYRNGQLEETTMKLGGETL; from the coding sequence TTGGGTTACTATGATCAGGATTATCAAAGCCGGTATAAACCGCAAAACGGCAGAAAAGGCGGCTTTTTCTGGGCCAGTCTGGCAGGTGCGATCATTGGTGCAGTATTGGTGATCTTCTCGATTCCTTTATTGTCTAAGTTGGATGTGCTGCCATATAAAATTGAACCTCATAATCAAACAGCGGCAACAGACGAAGAGCCTTCTGAAGAGACAGAAGAAGGCGATACCACTAAAAAAAATCTATCCATTGACGTTTATTCGCAAATCACCGAAGCAGTCGACAAGGCTGGAGATGCGGTAGTTGGCATCACGAATATCCAGGGGAGCACGAGTTTCTGGGGCGAATCCCAGGAATCAGGAGGAACAGGATCCGGCGTTGTTTATAAGAAGGAAGGGGACAAAGCCTATATTGTCACAAACCATCATGTTGTGGCGGAAGCATCCGAACTTGAAGTCAGCCTTATAGACGGAACAAAAATTCCTGCGAAGCTTTTGGGAAGCGATATCTGGACTGACCTGGCAGTATTGGAGGTTCCTGCTGACCAAATTAAGGTCGTTGCGGAATTTGGCAACTCTGATAAGTTGAAACCCGGTGAGCCGGTCATCGCCATCGGGAATCCGCTGGGACTTACTTTTTCAGGATCAGTCACACAGGGAATTATCTCTGGATTAGAACGGGCTATTCCAGTCGATATCAATCAGGATGGAACTCCAGATTGGCAGGCAGAAGTTTTACAGACGGATGCAGCGATTAACCCCGGGAATAGTGGTGGGGCTCTAATTAATATCAGTGGCCAGGTGGTTGGCATTAATTCTATGAAAATTGCCCAGAGTGCTGTGGAAGGTATTGGACTTTCTATTCCAATTAATTATGCCGTACCAATTATTGAAGACTTGGAGAAGACTGGGGAAGTTAAGCGGCCATTCATGGGTGTAGAATTAGCTTCCGTAAATGAAATCTCAGCGTACCACCAGGAAAACACGTTGAAACTGCCTAAGGAAGTTAACTATGGTGTCGCAGTTAGAGGCGTTCAGCCAGATTCACCGGCAGCCCAGGCAGGACTGAAAGAATATGACGTCATTGTTGAAATGGATGGCGAGGAAATCCGGGATGTGGTTGATCTGCGCAAGCACCTTTACAATAAAAAGAAGGTCGGCGACGACATGCAGGTCAAGTATTATCGAAATGGCCAGCTGGAAGAAACAACAATGAAGTTAGGCGGAGAAACATTATAG
- a CDS encoding CxxH/CxxC protein, translated as MLPVFCVKMVSVDKFKSEFKQMITIKREAERMSIMKYCCSEHVELALDEAVDEFEVAPQLTKLESVDKSEFICGYCGQPAVYIVANE; from the coding sequence ATGCTTCCTGTTTTTTGTGTTAAAATGGTCTCTGTGGATAAATTTAAAAGTGAATTTAAGCAAATGATAACTATAAAAAGAGAAGCTGAAAGGATGAGTATTATGAAGTATTGCTGTAGTGAGCATGTAGAATTAGCGCTGGATGAAGCGGTTGATGAATTTGAGGTAGCACCACAATTAACAAAGTTGGAGTCTGTTGATAAGTCCGAGTTTATCTGTGGATACTGTGGACAACCTGCTGTATATATTGTGGCGAACGAATGA
- the rlmH gene encoding 23S rRNA (pseudouridine(1915)-N(3))-methyltransferase RlmH, whose translation MNISIVTVGKLKEKYLKQGIEEYLKRLGSYAKVEVIEVPDEKAPEELSETEMVQVKQKEGERILSKIGMDTYVIALAINGKLKSSEELADTLDKLATYGKSKIAFVIGGSLGLSEEVLKRSDEQLSFSKMTFPHQLMRLILVEQIYRAYRINRGEPYHK comes from the coding sequence GTGAATATCTCGATCGTAACGGTTGGAAAATTGAAAGAAAAATACCTGAAACAGGGGATTGAGGAGTACTTAAAGCGACTAGGAAGCTATGCAAAAGTAGAAGTTATAGAAGTACCTGATGAAAAAGCACCAGAAGAACTAAGTGAAACGGAAATGGTCCAGGTAAAGCAAAAAGAAGGTGAGAGGATTCTTTCTAAAATCGGTATGGATACTTATGTCATCGCGCTTGCCATCAATGGCAAGCTTAAATCCTCCGAAGAACTCGCAGACACCCTCGATAAACTCGCAACATACGGCAAAAGCAAAATTGCCTTTGTCATCGGCGGATCACTCGGTTTAAGCGAGGAAGTATTGAAAAGATCCGATGAACAACTATCCTTCTCCAAAATGACATTCCCTCACCAATTAATGCGATTGATCCTAGTTGAGCAGATTTATCGAGCCTACAGGATAAACCGTGGTGAACCGTACCATAAGTAA
- a CDS encoding sensor histidine kinase — MKHKLYFFIICCTHFALATVGFFSFYISIPISIILALVAMKRFTLKLDWSVIIHLCMYGVYVLNGKSVQNLLLLYGALLVVIYSSQKQKALFKTSIVQLEVNEKLVEFNRTFQEVRKERHDYLKHVSAIAYLLEKNQVGEAKTYMQGLVKRYEQTNLSIKGEQGAVAAVLYTNYEKARSHNIAINYLLEIPVSNLSLPSDEIVRLIGNILENSIDASIEWQTKYNKQAFIELSLRKKSGLYILTCSNNTIPLPKEIADQLFAKTGVTTKPNHNGLGTSIIRQIIEQHNGYLEFIAEKQTFSITCKIPNVVS; from the coding sequence ATGAAGCATAAACTATATTTTTTCATCATTTGTTGTACCCATTTTGCCCTCGCAACAGTAGGCTTTTTTTCCTTCTACATAAGCATTCCAATAAGCATCATTTTAGCATTAGTAGCTATGAAAAGATTTACGTTAAAGCTTGATTGGAGTGTAATAATCCATTTATGTATGTATGGGGTTTATGTATTAAATGGTAAGAGTGTCCAAAATCTACTCTTACTTTATGGCGCATTGCTTGTGGTTATTTATAGTTCACAAAAGCAGAAAGCGCTATTTAAGACTTCAATAGTACAGTTAGAAGTAAATGAAAAGCTAGTAGAATTTAATCGTACATTTCAAGAGGTACGTAAAGAACGTCACGATTACTTAAAGCATGTATCAGCAATTGCTTATTTACTGGAAAAAAATCAGGTTGGTGAAGCGAAAACCTATATGCAAGGGTTAGTAAAGCGATATGAACAGACGAACTTGTCGATAAAGGGAGAGCAGGGGGCAGTAGCAGCAGTATTATATACGAATTACGAAAAGGCACGAAGCCACAATATTGCTATTAATTATTTGCTTGAAATACCTGTATCAAATTTATCACTTCCATCTGATGAAATCGTTCGGCTAATAGGCAATATATTAGAAAATTCGATTGATGCAAGCATTGAATGGCAAACGAAGTATAACAAACAAGCTTTTATTGAATTAAGCCTTCGCAAAAAAAGCGGTCTCTATATATTAACTTGTTCAAACAATACAATCCCCTTGCCGAAGGAAATTGCTGACCAATTGTTTGCCAAGACTGGTGTTACAACAAAGCCAAATCATAATGGTTTAGGTACTTCAATTATTCGGCAAATTATAGAGCAGCATAACGGATATTTAGAATTTATAGCAGAGAAGCAAACATTTTCAATTACGTGTAAAATTCCTAATGTGGTTTCATAA
- a CDS encoding LytR/AlgR family response regulator transcription factor yields the protein MRVGLVDDRAIDLDKLKAIIEPIEEINIVFATTSAQQAYEEIKKQSIDLLIADIEMPELSGYELADIIYTHALQIMVIFVTGNSGYAVHAFELNVHDYIMKPYTKERLVSSVERLLAKQQKAELSVRIFIKQKSDIHIVQKKDIIFIERSGRATTIYTKNGPVKTYQTLNELEGELRDRLFIRAHRSFIINIQYILNFSLYAKNSYLVSFEGIEEKAVITKENLDIIQKNYF from the coding sequence ATGAGAGTAGGATTAGTAGATGACCGAGCGATTGATTTAGATAAATTAAAAGCAATTATAGAGCCAATCGAAGAAATTAATATTGTATTTGCTACTACAAGTGCACAGCAAGCCTATGAGGAAATAAAAAAGCAATCGATTGATTTACTTATTGCGGATATAGAAATGCCAGAATTATCGGGTTACGAATTAGCTGATATCATTTATACACATGCCTTACAAATTATGGTTATCTTTGTAACAGGCAATAGTGGGTACGCTGTTCATGCTTTTGAATTGAACGTACATGATTACATAATGAAGCCCTATACGAAAGAAAGACTTGTATCTTCTGTTGAAAGATTGTTAGCGAAGCAACAAAAAGCCGAGTTATCGGTCCGAATTTTTATTAAGCAAAAATCTGATATTCATATCGTACAAAAAAAGGACATTATATTTATTGAACGTTCAGGTCGTGCTACAACGATCTATACAAAAAATGGTCCTGTAAAAACCTATCAAACCTTAAATGAATTAGAGGGAGAGCTAAGGGACCGTTTGTTTATAAGAGCTCATCGCTCATTTATTATCAATATTCAATACATATTAAATTTTTCGTTATACGCGAAGAATTCCTATTTAGTGTCCTTTGAAGGAATTGAAGAAAAAGCAGTTATCACAAAGGAAAACTTAGATATTATACAAAAAAATTACTTTTGA
- a CDS encoding ATP-binding cassette domain-containing protein → MIEITEVTKQFQNKKQYITALKQVSLKVHEGEVLGLLGENGAGKTTLLRTIATLIEPSSGSVEVAGFHTVKQSDEVKNRIGVLFGSETGLYERLTTRENLEYFGSLYGLGKHETKVRIEKLAKMFGMRDYLDRKVGGFSKGMRQKVAIARTLLHDPDIVLFDEPTTGLDITSSNTFRQLVHQLKREGKTIIFSSHIVEEVTMLCDRVAMIHKGELVYDGTLEQLYAEEGSSDLNYIFMSKLVRGGNEDA, encoded by the coding sequence ATGATTGAAATTACAGAAGTAACAAAACAATTTCAAAACAAGAAACAATATATAACTGCCTTAAAGCAAGTCTCCTTAAAAGTTCATGAGGGTGAGGTACTTGGGCTCCTAGGTGAAAATGGTGCTGGGAAAACAACCTTACTACGAACAATCGCTACTCTAATTGAACCGTCTTCAGGTAGCGTTGAAGTAGCAGGTTTTCATACTGTAAAACAATCTGATGAAGTAAAAAACCGTATCGGTGTGCTGTTTGGTAGTGAAACAGGACTTTATGAGCGACTAACAACACGTGAAAACTTAGAGTATTTTGGTTCACTTTATGGCTTAGGTAAGCATGAAACAAAAGTACGTATTGAAAAATTAGCGAAAATGTTTGGCATGCGAGACTATTTAGATCGAAAAGTTGGTGGGTTTTCAAAAGGGATGCGTCAAAAAGTGGCTATTGCAAGAACATTATTACATGATCCAGATATTGTACTCTTTGATGAACCAACGACAGGGCTAGATATTACATCATCTAATACTTTCCGTCAACTTGTGCACCAACTGAAACGTGAAGGGAAAACCATTATTTTCTCTAGTCATATTGTAGAGGAAGTAACGATGCTATGTGACCGAGTAGCAATGATTCATAAAGGTGAGCTTGTCTATGATGGCACTCTTGAACAGCTTTATGCTGAAGAAGGATCAAGCGATTTAAACTATATTTTCATGAGTAAATTAGTACGTGGAGGAAATGAAGATGCTTAA
- a CDS encoding ABC transporter permease — protein sequence MLNIFKKELKDTFRDKRTLLLTVFLPLMLMSALVFFYEKMMAPDEDIQLHVVTEKEQQEFVKGLLDGKENLELRAVDDVEVTIQEGEAVAGLVLTGDFEQQIAAGNAPTVQILGDEYSENSYIAMSAIEMALTQYSQAIVSERLGQQNVETSILTPFTVNKVQVIEGDQSVQMMSFLIPMMLVIAVGIGISSSAADFIAGEKERRTMEALLMTPVNRSSFLLGKWLTLVILATVTGILTLGIVFIEIYFFTEQLKAGLIMKGNVWLIGTVALLIIISFAALMASALLLTSIFGKTVKEAQSYGTPIIMVGILPALFITSVGLNELSTTHFLVPILNVFAIFKELFVGVIDIEHVFLTLGVNIALALVILALGRILFTKDKWVL from the coding sequence ATGCTTAATATATTCAAAAAAGAGTTAAAGGATACATTTCGAGATAAACGCACATTACTTTTAACTGTATTTTTACCATTAATGTTAATGTCAGCATTAGTATTTTTCTATGAAAAAATGATGGCGCCAGACGAGGATATCCAGCTTCATGTCGTGACAGAAAAAGAGCAGCAAGAATTTGTAAAAGGTTTACTAGATGGAAAAGAAAATTTAGAGCTTCGTGCTGTTGATGATGTAGAAGTTACTATTCAAGAAGGTGAAGCAGTAGCGGGACTTGTTCTTACTGGAGACTTTGAACAGCAAATCGCTGCTGGAAATGCGCCAACAGTTCAAATTTTAGGCGATGAATATAGTGAAAATAGCTATATTGCCATGTCAGCAATCGAAATGGCATTAACACAATACAGTCAGGCAATTGTTTCAGAACGTTTAGGACAACAAAATGTAGAAACGTCAATTTTAACACCTTTTACTGTTAATAAAGTACAAGTAATCGAAGGTGATCAATCTGTACAAATGATGAGCTTCCTTATCCCAATGATGCTAGTTATTGCAGTAGGTATAGGTATTTCATCTTCAGCAGCAGATTTTATTGCAGGGGAAAAAGAACGCCGTACGATGGAAGCTTTATTAATGACTCCTGTTAATCGCAGTTCATTTTTATTAGGCAAATGGTTAACACTTGTAATTCTAGCTACTGTTACAGGTATTTTAACGTTAGGAATTGTATTTATTGAAATCTACTTCTTTACAGAACAGTTAAAAGCTGGCTTAATAATGAAAGGAAATGTTTGGTTAATTGGTACGGTCGCTCTTTTAATTATAATCAGTTTCGCTGCATTAATGGCTTCAGCGTTATTGCTGACAAGTATTTTTGGTAAGACGGTAAAAGAAGCACAAAGCTACGGAACACCCATAATTATGGTTGGAATTTTACCAGCTTTATTCATCACAAGTGTCGGGCTAAATGAATTATCTACTACACATTTTTTAGTGCCAATCTTAAATGTGTTTGCTATATTTAAAGAATTATTTGTTGGAGTCATTGATATCGAGCATGTATTTCTTACACTAGGAGTTAACATAGCGTTAGCGTTAGTAATTCTAGCACTAGGCCGTATTTTATTTACGAAAGATAAATGGGTGTTGTAA
- a CDS encoding bifunctional transcriptional activator/DNA repair enzyme AdaA, producing MANIKLSFEEMWEKIIACDRKYEGQFFTAVKTTKIYCRPSCRSRKPKKMNVDFYYNITEVEKAGFRACKRCQPEVEHSPHIEVVRNVIKFLINRYKQNLILKDIADQVGLSPYYLERLFKQETSETPRTYLEKIRIDKAVHLLKSTNLTNLEICYEVGFQSPSNFYKVFRNIKHCSPSEYRKDYLNELD from the coding sequence ATGGCTAATATCAAGCTTTCATTCGAAGAGATGTGGGAGAAAATCATCGCTTGTGACCGAAAATATGAGGGTCAATTTTTTACAGCAGTTAAAACAACGAAAATATACTGCCGTCCTTCCTGCAGATCAAGAAAGCCGAAAAAAATGAATGTAGATTTTTACTATAATATCACTGAAGTTGAAAAAGCAGGTTTTCGTGCTTGTAAAAGATGTCAGCCAGAAGTCGAGCACTCCCCGCATATAGAGGTTGTCAGAAATGTAATCAAATTCCTAATCAATCGTTATAAGCAAAATTTGATATTAAAAGATATTGCAGATCAAGTTGGTTTGAGTCCCTATTATTTAGAACGCTTGTTTAAACAAGAAACCTCAGAGACTCCACGGACTTATTTAGAAAAAATACGCATTGATAAAGCTGTTCACCTTCTGAAAAGCACAAACTTGACGAACCTTGAGATTTGCTATGAGGTGGGATTTCAGAGTCCTTCCAATTTTTATAAAGTGTTCCGAAACATAAAACACTGTTCACCAAGTGAATATCGAAAGGACTACCTAAATGAATTGGATTGA
- a CDS encoding DNA-3-methyladenine glycosylase family protein, whose protein sequence is MNWIDHESYIEIYPPKEYNFEECLIFLDRSKLEVLHQINEGAVYKLIKVKESLVLCKIGFIKDVIKVEFPIGPPSIHFRKKAAEFIWEWFDLDQDLGEFYQLADQDKVLKTLVHKYYGLRIISIPDLFEALVWAIMGQQINLTFAYTLKKRFVEQYGESLIFRGETYWLFPSFEKIATITVEDLRKLQITNRKAEYIIGIARAMANGELSKELLLQKMDYQQIRKSLMMIRGIGAWTADYVLMKCLHYTSSFPVADVGLHNALKNLLDLERKPTMEELQDYAANWEGWQAYATFYLWRSLYD, encoded by the coding sequence ATGAATTGGATTGACCATGAATCTTATATCGAAATTTATCCTCCTAAGGAATATAACTTTGAAGAGTGTTTAATTTTTTTAGACAGGTCTAAACTGGAAGTCCTTCATCAAATTAATGAGGGAGCAGTTTATAAACTAATAAAAGTCAAAGAATCTTTGGTTTTATGTAAGATTGGATTCATCAAAGATGTCATAAAAGTTGAATTTCCAATAGGTCCGCCATCCATCCACTTTCGCAAAAAAGCAGCGGAGTTTATTTGGGAATGGTTTGATTTGGACCAGGATTTAGGAGAATTCTATCAACTGGCTGATCAAGATAAAGTTTTAAAGACACTCGTCCATAAATATTATGGACTAAGGATTATAAGCATCCCTGATTTATTTGAAGCGCTCGTATGGGCAATTATGGGACAGCAAATTAATTTAACTTTTGCTTATACATTAAAGAAGCGCTTCGTAGAACAGTATGGAGAAAGCCTGATTTTCAGAGGAGAAACGTATTGGTTATTCCCCTCATTTGAAAAAATAGCTACTATAACAGTCGAAGATTTAAGGAAACTACAAATTACTAATAGGAAGGCTGAATATATCATTGGTATCGCTAGAGCGATGGCAAATGGAGAATTATCCAAGGAATTATTACTTCAGAAGATGGATTATCAGCAAATACGAAAATCATTAATGATGATAAGAGGTATCGGAGCATGGACGGCAGATTATGTACTGATGAAATGTCTACACTATACCTCCTCTTTTCCAGTTGCAGATGTTGGCCTTCATAATGCCTTAAAGAATCTATTAGATTTGGAAAGAAAACCGACTATGGAAGAACTACAAGATTATGCAGCTAATTGGGAAGGCTGGCAGGCATATGCTACCTTTTATCTTTGGAGGTCTTTATATGACTAA
- a CDS encoding methylated-DNA--[protein]-cysteine S-methyltransferase, giving the protein MTKIYKLDYESPIGVIEIISTDEAISSILFSEKERMENYLQPGTPSVLAECYTQLDEYFKGNRRDFSFPYQFHGTYFQKTVWEALKEIPYAETGSYKDIAISIGNEKATRAVGSANGKNKLSIVLPCHRVIGSNGKLTGYAGSLWRKEWLLQHEKSFKKDY; this is encoded by the coding sequence ATGACTAAAATATATAAATTGGATTATGAATCACCAATTGGCGTAATCGAAATTATCAGCACTGATGAAGCCATTAGCTCAATTTTATTTTCTGAAAAGGAAAGAATGGAGAACTATTTACAGCCCGGAACTCCTTCTGTTTTAGCAGAATGTTATACCCAACTTGACGAATATTTTAAAGGTAATCGTCGTGACTTTTCATTCCCGTACCAATTTCATGGGACATATTTTCAAAAAACAGTATGGGAAGCCTTAAAAGAAATCCCCTATGCGGAAACGGGATCTTATAAGGATATTGCCATTTCCATTGGGAATGAAAAAGCTACCAGAGCTGTAGGGAGTGCGAATGGGAAAAACAAGTTAAGCATTGTCCTTCCTTGTCACAGAGTTATCGGTTCAAATGGGAAATTAACAGGTTATGCAGGCAGCCTGTGGAGAAAAGAATGGCTGCTTCAACATGAGAAATCTTTTAAAAAGGATTATTAG